Proteins encoded by one window of Thermobaculum terrenum ATCC BAA-798:
- a CDS encoding Hsp20/alpha crystallin family protein — protein MQDKKQNLPIRLYRGEGHLVIAAPMPGLEPQDIRITVSMDKVVLSGSERGPKQHLRDLIISEWSVGPYYREVELPERVNPSLVNATYGNGIVVVSMPLLTKEEHIEPQEFTLTPLESTRGEHVGHSGKDMTPVDMSQRAKK, from the coding sequence GTGCAGGACAAAAAGCAGAATTTACCTATAAGGCTTTATCGAGGGGAAGGACATCTAGTGATAGCTGCTCCTATGCCCGGACTCGAACCACAAGACATAAGGATAACTGTATCTATGGACAAAGTAGTATTAAGTGGGTCTGAAAGAGGGCCAAAGCAGCACCTCAGGGATCTGATTATATCTGAGTGGTCGGTGGGACCATACTACCGGGAAGTGGAGTTGCCTGAGAGGGTGAACCCCTCATTGGTCAACGCTACCTATGGAAACGGCATAGTTGTAGTTTCCATGCCATTACTAACCAAAGAAGAGCATATTGAACCACAGGAGTTCACCCTCACTCCGCTAGAGTCCACCCGTGGTGAACACGTAGGGCATTCGGGCAAGGATATGACACCAGTAGATATGTCGCAGCGTGCCAAGAAATAG
- a CDS encoding energy-coupling factor transporter transmembrane component T family protein, whose protein sequence is MDPYYLYIDRDSIFHRLDPRTKMLLLLVTFVLVFISLNPLYLLAILLLVLLAGYVAGVLVNLRRIRFVLFMITLVTIVLWSLFQQGTTPLFWIVERESVVYAVSVAIRIDTMVIAGLIFLSITRNEDIAMALVRIGIPYRFAFVVSTALRLVPTIASTTTTITQAQRSRGLDLDTGGPIQRIKNYIPLLIPVFISTIRSTNIFSMALESKGFGAMPSRTYYLQLKMVGRDFVVIFIALGLLVFIILARILGYL, encoded by the coding sequence ATGGATCCCTATTATTTGTATATAGATCGGGATTCAATATTCCATAGGCTTGATCCTCGTACCAAGATGCTGCTGCTCCTGGTAACCTTTGTGTTAGTTTTCATCTCTCTGAACCCTCTTTATTTGTTAGCCATATTGTTGTTGGTTTTACTAGCTGGTTATGTAGCTGGGGTGTTGGTCAACCTTCGGAGGATTAGGTTTGTATTGTTCATGATAACTCTGGTGACCATAGTCCTTTGGTCTTTGTTCCAGCAGGGAACTACTCCCCTATTCTGGATCGTAGAGCGTGAATCCGTCGTTTACGCCGTATCTGTGGCTATTAGAATAGACACCATGGTTATAGCTGGCCTGATCTTTCTTTCTATAACTCGTAACGAAGACATAGCCATGGCGCTAGTAAGGATAGGTATACCATATAGGTTTGCTTTTGTGGTCTCGACAGCCTTGCGCCTGGTCCCGACGATAGCCTCCACTACTACCACCATCACCCAAGCACAGAGATCTAGAGGGTTGGATCTTGACACGGGAGGCCCAATCCAAAGGATAAAAAACTACATCCCCTTGTTAATACCTGTTTTCATCTCTACAATAAGATCCACCAATATATTCAGTATGGCGCTAGAGTCCAAGGGGTTTGGGGCGATGCCAAGTCGTACCTACTATCTACAGTTGAAGATGGTAGGAAGGGACTTTGTAGTTATATTCATTGCTCTAGGTTTATTGGTATTCATCATATTAGCTCGTATCTTGGGATATCTATAA
- a CDS encoding QueT transporter family protein, with amino-acid sequence MKEVFTMWKYTQMIVLTALSAAIYAAVLIPFKGFVIIPSLTEVRPANVFPFVFGLLFGPAGAWGAAIGNLIGDFFGTLTLGSIGGFVGNFLLGYIPYKLWGAIFYNSKDKEPSINSGKKLAAYIAVVIVSSAACALVISWFADLIRLAPFAALSVIITINNAIAGIVLGPFILLIIYPRIKQWGLLWTEIMRPEDVSPSVSPRLGQLLVWIGAIGGVIVGLIIALGLYNQAMAAAGFGKGTQGGVALAIIMIPFIALVFIGGWMLGGKEQVLAMQE; translated from the coding sequence ATGAAGGAAGTCTTTACTATGTGGAAGTATACCCAGATGATTGTTCTCACGGCGTTGAGCGCAGCTATTTACGCAGCAGTTCTTATACCTTTCAAAGGATTTGTTATTATTCCTTCTCTCACTGAGGTTAGACCAGCCAACGTGTTCCCGTTCGTGTTTGGTCTTCTCTTTGGTCCTGCCGGTGCATGGGGGGCAGCGATTGGAAACCTAATAGGAGATTTCTTTGGTACTCTAACCCTAGGCAGCATCGGAGGATTTGTTGGTAACTTCCTGCTAGGGTACATTCCCTACAAGCTATGGGGGGCAATATTTTACAATTCCAAGGACAAGGAGCCTTCTATCAACTCGGGCAAGAAGCTTGCAGCTTATATCGCAGTGGTGATAGTAAGCTCTGCCGCGTGTGCCCTTGTGATTAGCTGGTTTGCAGATTTGATCAGGCTTGCCCCATTCGCTGCTCTCTCGGTAATAATCACCATCAATAACGCCATTGCCGGGATAGTGCTGGGGCCGTTTATTCTCTTGATAATCTATCCTCGCATCAAGCAGTGGGGCTTGCTTTGGACCGAGATCATGCGTCCTGAAGACGTATCTCCCTCGGTATCTCCTAGGTTGGGGCAGCTATTGGTATGGATAGGCGCCATAGGCGGAGTGATTGTAGGACTTATAATAGCTCTTGGGTTGTATAACCAGGCAATGGCAGCTGCTGGCTTTGGCAAGGGCACGCAAGGGGGTGTAGCCCTGGCCATAATAATGATCCCATTCATAGCTCTAGTTTTCATTGGGGGCTGGATGCTCGGAGGTAAGGAACAAGTATTGGCCATGCAGGAGTAG
- a CDS encoding dihydrodipicolinate reductase codes for MSEIRVISFGLGPIGSEVARVAASKSNMRLVGAVDIDPSKVGRTVEEVTGAPSEVIVSSSLEEALQNTEADLILHTTSSFLEVVKPQIESAIEKGLSVVSTCEELSYPWRTYPGLATELDMKAKEANVRILGTGVNPGFVMDAFPLTVTTVCQKVDRIHIERVVDAGGRRLQLQRKVGAGLTVEEFRQLVATGNVRHVGLPESAWMIIDAMGWECKDFEESIEPIVAEREILAAIGNIQPGQVAGVRQTIRAYGRDIEKLVLDLKMYVGADEPVDHIQIWGIPDLDLRFDGGVHGDRATASIVVNAASVLMNLPPGLRTMLDVMPLRFRS; via the coding sequence GTGTCTGAGATAAGAGTAATTTCTTTCGGTCTTGGCCCTATAGGGTCCGAGGTGGCGAGAGTCGCTGCTTCCAAAAGCAATATGCGTCTGGTCGGCGCCGTGGATATAGACCCATCTAAGGTCGGTCGTACAGTTGAGGAGGTAACTGGTGCCCCTTCCGAGGTCATAGTTAGCTCCTCTCTGGAGGAAGCGTTACAGAATACTGAAGCAGATCTTATCCTTCACACAACTTCATCTTTCCTGGAAGTAGTCAAGCCTCAGATAGAGTCCGCCATAGAAAAGGGACTAAGTGTTGTTTCCACCTGTGAGGAACTTTCTTATCCTTGGCGTACCTATCCCGGTCTGGCAACTGAACTAGATATGAAGGCCAAGGAGGCGAACGTCAGGATACTGGGGACTGGGGTGAATCCTGGTTTTGTTATGGATGCTTTTCCTCTGACAGTGACTACAGTTTGTCAAAAGGTGGACCGCATTCACATAGAGAGGGTGGTAGATGCTGGAGGTAGGCGGCTGCAGCTGCAACGCAAAGTGGGTGCTGGGCTGACCGTTGAGGAGTTTAGGCAGCTTGTGGCCACAGGGAACGTAAGGCATGTAGGCTTGCCTGAGTCAGCTTGGATGATCATCGATGCTATGGGTTGGGAGTGCAAAGATTTTGAGGAAAGCATAGAGCCCATAGTTGCGGAGCGTGAGATATTAGCTGCCATCGGCAACATACAGCCAGGTCAGGTTGCGGGAGTTAGGCAGACGATCAGAGCTTATGGTCGGGATATAGAGAAGTTAGTACTGGACCTAAAGATGTACGTAGGTGCCGATGAACCTGTTGACCACATACAAATATGGGGTATACCGGATCTGGATCTGAGGTTCGATGGTGGCGTGCATGGTGATCGCGCTACTGCCTCTATAGTAGTTAATGCTGCAAGCGTTCTTATGAATCTGCCCCCTGGTCTGAGGACTATGCTCGATGTGATGCCTTTAAGGTTCCGCAGCTAG
- the rpoD gene encoding RNA polymerase sigma factor RpoD, producing the protein MLSEIHDVPFQDPHFSHQYEDLPEEAEYDKQEEDLSEDLDDSVRMYLREIGLVPLLTAEQEVELAKKMERGKKAQSVLDSGKYEPEQRDKLLAEVDEGERARRHLIEANLRLVVSVAKKHMNRGLSLLDLIEEGNIGLMRATDKFDYRKGFKFSTYATWWIRQAVTRAIADQARTIRLPVHITETMNHLYKASRKLSQELGREPTCEELAEYMGMNPEKVRLIMRASRHPLSLEGPVGTDGDSSLGQFIPDSTTETPVDLAIGEVLKRELSKVLNSLTEKERKVMVLRYGLEGSSPHTLEEVGHRLGVTRERVRQIEAKALEKLRKPGKLNHLRDFLD; encoded by the coding sequence GTGTTATCTGAGATCCATGATGTCCCCTTTCAAGACCCCCATTTTTCTCATCAATACGAAGATCTACCCGAGGAAGCAGAATACGACAAGCAGGAGGAGGACCTTAGCGAAGACTTAGATGATTCCGTGCGTATGTATCTTAGGGAGATAGGGCTTGTGCCTCTGCTCACCGCCGAACAGGAGGTGGAGCTGGCTAAAAAGATGGAAAGGGGCAAGAAAGCCCAAAGTGTTCTTGACAGTGGCAAATACGAACCCGAGCAACGCGATAAACTGCTCGCAGAAGTGGACGAAGGGGAAAGAGCGAGAAGGCATCTTATAGAAGCAAACCTCAGACTGGTCGTAAGCGTTGCTAAAAAGCACATGAATAGGGGCCTTAGCCTCCTTGATCTTATCGAGGAAGGTAACATAGGCCTCATGCGGGCTACGGATAAATTTGACTATCGCAAGGGGTTTAAGTTCTCGACCTATGCTACTTGGTGGATACGGCAGGCCGTTACCAGGGCTATAGCAGATCAGGCCAGGACGATAAGGCTTCCAGTACACATTACGGAAACCATGAATCACCTCTATAAGGCCTCACGTAAGCTCTCACAGGAGCTCGGCAGGGAACCTACATGCGAGGAACTTGCTGAGTATATGGGAATGAACCCAGAGAAGGTGAGGCTAATAATGAGAGCGTCTCGCCATCCGCTTTCCTTAGAGGGTCCAGTGGGAACGGATGGCGATTCTTCTTTAGGGCAGTTTATCCCTGATTCGACTACTGAGACTCCTGTAGATCTGGCTATAGGAGAAGTGCTTAAGAGGGAGTTATCCAAGGTTCTGAACTCCCTCACAGAGAAAGAGCGCAAGGTAATGGTGCTGAGATATGGACTAGAAGGCTCTTCACCCCATACACTAGAAGAGGTTGGCCATAGGCTTGGTGTTACTCGTGAAAGGGTACGCCAGATAGAGGCTAAGGCCCTAGAGAAACTTCGCAAGCCTGGAAAGCTCAACCATCTAAGGGATTTCCTCGACTAG
- a CDS encoding archease, which yields MGNMSDIYDYEYFDHDADVGIVGRGSSLESAFESAAKAMFAVMLDLEAVKPEKEVVFEFEEEDPELALFTWLNKLLVLAREYDLALGKFHLVRQGNKWIGKAWGQPWSTDLERGTEVKGATFTMLSVEQENGVWQARCVVDV from the coding sequence ATGGGGAATATGAGCGATATTTATGACTACGAGTACTTTGATCACGATGCAGATGTTGGCATAGTAGGCAGGGGAAGTTCGCTAGAGTCGGCCTTCGAATCTGCCGCAAAGGCTATGTTCGCGGTCATGCTGGATTTAGAAGCAGTTAAGCCGGAAAAAGAAGTAGTTTTTGAATTCGAGGAAGAAGATCCAGAGCTTGCCTTATTTACCTGGCTTAACAAGCTTCTGGTCTTAGCTCGAGAGTATGATCTGGCGCTAGGAAAGTTTCATTTGGTTAGGCAAGGTAATAAGTGGATAGGTAAGGCATGGGGACAGCCCTGGAGCACGGACCTTGAACGTGGAACTGAAGTGAAAGGGGCTACTTTCACTATGCTTTCGGTCGAGCAGGAGAATGGAGTGTGGCAGGCTAGGTGCGTAGTAGATGTATAG
- a CDS encoding ABC transporter ATP-binding protein, with protein MQEDIPIKIESFTWRYRGRKEPAVQSLSLEVKQGDFVVIMGPSGAGKSTLAISLNGLIPHFYRGKMEGNVFIFGKSTRDSRVGELARYVGLVFQDFEAQLFSTNVALEVAFGPENFCVHPDEIGLRIRESLAKVGLQGFEERRPATLSGGQKQRLAIASVLAIQPRVLCMDEPTTDLDPIGKEGVFKIARSLEQEEDVTLIVIEHETEEALNADRIVLMRDGQVVADYPAKEMLRKVDLMEECGVMPLQVPQFFSVMGVPEMELPLTPEEGVQEFRRRGYRVDEGAYTKLVEEEKSRMESNHEVIIEVRNLSHMYPGGVLALEDVNLNVHKGEFLAILGQNGSGKTTLVKHFNGLLYPTSGSVRVNGEETRKLGIRTLGQHIGYVFQNPDHQIFSDKVYDEVAFGLRLRHTPESEIKQRVADALRAVDLEGYEDADPFSLTKGERQRVAVASVLAGNPEVLILDEPTTGLDYSQQRSMMELVKRLNESGSTIIVVTHSMWLVAEYADRVVVMKDGRVYLSGTVREVFSREEELRDAALKPPQIVSMSNLLGYTVRSVEELVHVTKENR; from the coding sequence ATGCAAGAAGATATACCCATCAAGATTGAATCTTTTACTTGGAGGTACCGTGGCCGGAAAGAGCCTGCCGTTCAGTCCCTCAGCTTGGAAGTCAAGCAAGGCGATTTCGTAGTGATAATGGGTCCCTCTGGTGCCGGCAAGAGTACCCTTGCCATCTCTCTGAATGGCCTGATCCCTCATTTCTATAGGGGCAAGATGGAAGGAAACGTCTTTATATTTGGTAAATCCACTCGGGATAGTCGGGTCGGCGAGCTGGCTCGTTATGTGGGGCTGGTTTTCCAGGATTTTGAAGCTCAGTTGTTCTCCACCAACGTGGCTCTTGAAGTAGCTTTTGGCCCTGAGAATTTCTGCGTACATCCAGATGAAATAGGCTTACGGATAAGAGAATCCTTGGCCAAAGTGGGTTTGCAGGGTTTTGAGGAGAGGCGTCCTGCTACCTTGTCCGGTGGGCAGAAACAGCGCTTAGCTATAGCATCTGTCTTGGCTATTCAGCCTAGAGTTCTATGTATGGATGAGCCCACTACCGATCTTGATCCCATTGGCAAGGAAGGTGTTTTCAAAATCGCTCGCAGCCTTGAGCAGGAAGAAGATGTCACACTCATAGTTATTGAACATGAGACCGAAGAAGCCCTCAACGCTGACAGGATAGTGTTGATGAGAGATGGTCAGGTAGTGGCAGATTATCCTGCCAAGGAAATGCTGCGCAAGGTAGATCTTATGGAAGAGTGTGGGGTGATGCCTTTGCAGGTGCCTCAGTTTTTCAGTGTGATGGGCGTACCAGAAATGGAGCTACCTCTTACCCCTGAAGAAGGGGTGCAGGAGTTTCGACGCCGGGGATATAGAGTGGACGAAGGGGCCTACACGAAGCTTGTGGAAGAAGAAAAGTCCAGGATGGAATCTAACCATGAAGTTATTATCGAGGTTCGAAACCTGAGCCACATGTATCCGGGTGGAGTGCTGGCACTTGAGGATGTAAACCTAAATGTTCATAAAGGGGAATTCTTGGCGATTCTTGGCCAGAATGGCTCTGGGAAGACAACTCTGGTTAAGCATTTCAATGGTCTGTTATATCCAACCTCCGGTAGTGTCAGGGTAAATGGTGAGGAGACACGCAAGCTAGGTATCAGGACACTGGGACAACATATAGGCTATGTCTTTCAGAACCCGGATCACCAGATATTTTCTGATAAGGTCTATGATGAAGTCGCTTTTGGGTTGAGGCTACGCCATACACCTGAGAGCGAGATCAAGCAGAGAGTTGCCGATGCCTTGAGGGCGGTCGACTTGGAAGGATATGAAGACGCTGATCCATTCTCCCTTACCAAAGGTGAGCGACAGAGAGTAGCTGTGGCATCTGTTCTTGCGGGCAATCCCGAGGTCCTGATCCTAGATGAGCCCACCACTGGCTTGGACTATTCCCAGCAGCGCAGCATGATGGAGCTAGTAAAGAGGTTGAACGAATCTGGCTCGACCATCATCGTAGTCACACATAGCATGTGGTTGGTTGCTGAATATGCGGACCGAGTTGTAGTCATGAAGGATGGCAGAGTTTACCTGTCTGGGACTGTGCGAGAGGTGTTCTCCAGGGAGGAGGAGCTGCGAGATGCCGCGCTAAAGCCACCTCAAATAGTGTCGATGAGCAATCTGCTGGGCTATACTGTGCGTTCGGTTGAGGAGCTAGTACATGTCACTAAGGAGAATAGATAG